One region of Polaribacter pectinis genomic DNA includes:
- a CDS encoding PLP-dependent aminotransferase family protein, whose amino-acid sequence MIDSPVNTLLKQLIDFDKTISQPIFIQVSQQISNAIQRGYLTKGTKLPGTRIFSQLLEIHRNTAVAIYEELASQGWVEIIPNKGTFVLEPELKTAKIKAQSQKINEAYSYAKITGFPFQKSFNLASTTQLTTAKYSINDGKPDLRLHPVHQFTRWYSAAMKRKTLIKKWNRPDESSYSLFQTQLCNYLNATRGFHINSKNLISTRSTEMSLYIVSQLLVKQNDIVLVGNLSNYVSNMIFQQAGATIKTIPIDENGLDVEFIKKHFTKHSIRCVYVCAHRDYPTTVTLSAERRLALLKLAAAYKFAIIEDDYDFDFQFEGSAMLPMASADKNGMVIYLGKMGQSLFPSFQTGFVVAPENLISEANNYLQLLDEQGDLIQKQMLSELINEGEIYRLMKKNIVVYKKRRDCVCKLLNDFFSEISKWKIPSGGLAIWLEFQSKISLVKLAEEAEKNDLFLPKTVLYQDKNTCAIRFGFGHLNEEEIEIVIRKLKKAYNQIAI is encoded by the coding sequence ATGATAGATAGTCCGGTTAATACTCTTTTGAAACAATTAATAGATTTCGACAAAACGATATCTCAACCAATATTTATACAGGTTTCTCAACAGATTTCAAATGCAATACAACGTGGCTATTTAACCAAAGGCACAAAACTACCAGGAACACGTATATTTAGTCAATTATTAGAGATTCATAGAAATACAGCAGTTGCTATTTATGAAGAATTAGCTTCACAAGGTTGGGTAGAAATTATACCAAATAAAGGCACATTTGTGTTAGAACCTGAACTAAAAACAGCAAAAATAAAAGCGCAATCACAAAAAATAAATGAAGCATATTCCTATGCTAAAATTACTGGGTTTCCTTTTCAAAAATCATTCAATTTAGCATCAACAACTCAATTAACAACTGCAAAGTATTCTATTAACGATGGCAAACCAGATTTGCGTTTACACCCAGTTCATCAATTTACAAGATGGTACAGTGCAGCAATGAAACGTAAAACATTGATAAAAAAATGGAACAGACCAGATGAATCTTCTTATTCGTTATTTCAAACACAATTATGTAATTATTTAAATGCAACAAGAGGTTTTCATATAAATTCTAAAAACCTAATAAGTACACGTAGTACAGAAATGAGTTTGTACATTGTTTCTCAATTATTGGTAAAACAAAATGACATCGTTCTAGTTGGAAATTTAAGTAATTATGTTTCTAATATGATTTTTCAACAAGCTGGTGCAACCATCAAAACAATTCCTATAGATGAAAATGGTTTAGATGTTGAATTCATAAAAAAACACTTTACAAAACATAGTATTAGATGCGTGTACGTTTGTGCGCATAGAGATTACCCAACAACAGTAACTTTAAGTGCAGAACGCAGATTAGCATTATTAAAACTTGCTGCAGCCTACAAATTTGCCATTATTGAAGATGATTACGATTTCGATTTTCAGTTTGAAGGCTCTGCAATGTTGCCAATGGCAAGTGCAGACAAAAACGGAATGGTTATTTATTTAGGGAAAATGGGGCAATCGTTATTCCCAAGTTTTCAAACAGGATTTGTAGTTGCGCCTGAAAACTTAATTTCTGAAGCAAATAATTACTTACAATTGTTAGATGAACAAGGAGATTTAATTCAGAAACAAATGTTATCAGAATTAATTAATGAAGGTGAAATTTATCGCCTTATGAAAAAAAATATTGTAGTCTATAAAAAAAGACGAGATTGTGTCTGTAAACTCCTAAATGATTTTTTTTCAGAAATTTCAAAATGGAAAATTCCTTCTGGCGGATTGGCAATTTGGTTAGAATTTCAATCTAAAATATCTTTAGTAAAATTAGCTGAAGAAGCAGAAAAAAACGACTTATTTCTACCAAAAACTGTACTTTATCAAGATAAAAACACCTGTGCTATTCGTTTTGGTTTTGGGCATTTGAATGAAGAGGAAATAGAAATTGTTATTCGAAAATTAAAAAAGGCTTACAATCAAATAGCTATATAA
- a CDS encoding T9SS type A sorting domain-containing protein, giving the protein MKKKLLLSLLALAAILLVYNVSTQETDVEKTRKKHAEFLRNHPYNKTMSLSKKDRKLQGLPPNAFFEQEYLNEMNPYTGRTHKENVFALQQELKSTRDGQKSPGDSFNEWVERGPNNVGGRTRAVIFDPNDATQETVYAGGVSGGLWKNTNISNANSTWTQVAIPENLSVSCIAIDPNNSNVWYVGTGESYTGGDVNGNGVWKTTDGGTTWSNVFGGVNGASIFEANATVEVNAPASLAGDYLAVLATDFGGNLNIPITGDLVLGDDGIAPNEDGCTALTNSAQMNGKIAVIRRGSCPFVDKANNAQNAGAIAVIIVNNVAGNAAGQAGDDAGITIPSLMVSKEDGDNIIAALGSGVNATLSNSNGNSSGFNVSNGVQHVNDIIVRNNGGTSEVFVAAAETVYGSATPTTLLGRNDYGVYKSTDGTNFAKIDLPLNSAGTEYEPNNIKIAADNSVYISTTSDVFGDGGGAIFQSTNADATTFALRHTVPNGLRTEIACSSQNAGTIYVLAQLSTDPVGVYKTTNNFGNVFALGLPNDADNGISANDFTRGQAFYDLLIRVDPTDDNVLYLGGIDLFKSSNGGGLYSQFSHWYGGFGFQEVHADQHGMAFSSISPNRVVFSNDGGVYFSNDGGTTTSARNNGFNTLQFYTVGVAPTTALTGDNFLAGAQDNGTQLFRNSNAGVDGSTETQGGDGAYSFFDQDGTDQYYIANYVYNGNINLYNLANGTTRNINSESAENGDFINQEELDSNLDILYSNYSNATTNIIRRYSNIKSGTIQKTDLTNALMDAEPSAMKVSPYTTNVTKLLVGLKNGKLLKVDNANVFIQWSEITGPDFVGTVSDIEFGASENDIFVTMHNYGVENVWYSADGGATWSAKEGNLPDIPVKAILQNPLKLEEVIIGTELGVWRTANFNDANPTWVQSNNGMSNVKVMDLDLRDDNAVYAATYGRGVFSGKFTDAVASVDDVLAGKKDFTIYPTVSNGNFTLQAKNTLGKTKLNIFDINGKQVYNQNVDFSSKTKQEISVSLNSGIYIVNVIDENNKKSSSKIVIE; this is encoded by the coding sequence ATGAAGAAAAAATTACTATTATCTCTTTTAGCTCTAGCAGCTATTCTTTTAGTATACAATGTTTCTACACAAGAAACAGACGTAGAAAAAACAAGAAAAAAACATGCAGAGTTTTTAAGGAATCATCCTTATAATAAAACAATGTCTCTATCAAAAAAAGATAGAAAATTACAAGGTTTACCTCCAAATGCTTTCTTTGAACAAGAATATTTGAATGAAATGAATCCTTATACAGGAAGAACTCATAAAGAAAATGTATTTGCTTTACAGCAAGAATTAAAATCAACAAGAGATGGTCAGAAATCTCCTGGAGATAGTTTTAATGAATGGGTAGAAAGAGGTCCTAACAACGTAGGTGGAAGAACAAGAGCTGTTATTTTTGATCCTAATGACGCTACACAAGAAACAGTATATGCTGGAGGTGTAAGTGGAGGTTTGTGGAAAAACACTAATATTTCTAATGCAAATTCTACTTGGACACAAGTGGCTATTCCAGAAAATTTATCAGTTTCATGTATTGCTATAGACCCAAATAATTCTAATGTTTGGTATGTTGGAACTGGAGAGTCTTATACTGGAGGAGATGTAAATGGAAATGGAGTTTGGAAAACTACAGATGGAGGTACAACTTGGTCTAATGTTTTTGGTGGTGTTAATGGAGCATCTATATTCGAAGCAAATGCAACAGTAGAAGTTAATGCTCCAGCAAGTTTGGCAGGAGATTATTTAGCAGTTTTAGCTACAGATTTTGGAGGAAACTTAAATATTCCAATAACAGGAGATTTAGTTTTAGGTGATGATGGAATAGCACCAAATGAAGATGGTTGTACTGCTTTAACTAACAGTGCTCAAATGAATGGTAAAATTGCAGTTATTAGAAGAGGTAGTTGTCCTTTTGTAGATAAAGCTAATAATGCTCAAAATGCAGGAGCAATTGCGGTAATTATTGTAAATAATGTTGCTGGGAATGCTGCAGGACAAGCAGGAGATGATGCAGGAATAACAATACCTTCTTTAATGGTGTCTAAAGAAGATGGAGATAACATTATAGCAGCTTTAGGTAGTGGTGTAAATGCAACTTTATCAAATTCAAACGGTAATAGCTCTGGATTTAATGTTTCTAATGGAGTACAACATGTAAATGATATTATTGTTAGAAACAATGGTGGAACTTCTGAAGTATTTGTAGCTGCTGCCGAAACTGTTTATGGTTCTGCAACTCCTACAACACTACTTGGAAGAAACGATTATGGTGTATATAAGTCTACTGATGGTACTAATTTTGCTAAAATTGATTTACCATTAAATTCAGCTGGAACAGAATATGAACCTAACAACATAAAAATTGCAGCAGACAATTCTGTGTATATTTCTACAACATCAGATGTTTTTGGTGACGGTGGAGGAGCAATTTTTCAATCTACTAATGCAGATGCAACAACATTTGCGTTAAGACATACAGTTCCTAATGGTTTAAGAACAGAAATTGCTTGTTCTTCTCAAAATGCAGGAACTATTTATGTGCTAGCTCAATTAAGTACAGACCCTGTAGGTGTCTATAAAACAACAAATAATTTTGGAAATGTTTTTGCATTAGGTTTACCAAATGATGCAGATAACGGAATATCTGCTAATGATTTTACAAGAGGACAAGCATTTTACGATTTATTAATAAGAGTAGATCCAACAGATGACAATGTATTGTATTTAGGAGGAATCGATTTATTTAAAAGCTCAAATGGGGGTGGTTTGTATTCTCAATTTTCTCACTGGTATGGTGGTTTTGGATTTCAAGAAGTTCATGCAGACCAACATGGAATGGCTTTTTCTAGTATATCACCAAATAGAGTAGTGTTTTCAAATGATGGTGGAGTCTATTTTTCTAATGATGGTGGAACAACAACAAGTGCTAGAAATAATGGATTTAATACACTACAATTCTATACAGTAGGTGTTGCTCCAACAACAGCATTAACAGGAGATAACTTTCTTGCTGGTGCACAAGATAATGGAACACAGTTATTTAGAAACTCTAATGCAGGTGTAGATGGTTCTACAGAAACACAAGGTGGAGATGGTGCTTATAGTTTTTTCGATCAAGATGGAACTGACCAATACTATATTGCAAATTATGTGTATAATGGTAACATAAACTTATACAATTTAGCAAACGGAACTACTAGAAACATTAATTCTGAAAGTGCTGAAAATGGAGATTTTATCAACCAAGAAGAGTTAGATTCTAATTTAGATATATTATATTCTAATTATTCTAATGCAACTACTAATATCATTAGAAGATATTCTAATATTAAATCTGGTACAATTCAAAAAACAGATTTAACTAACGCTTTAATGGATGCTGAACCTTCTGCAATGAAAGTTTCTCCTTACACAACAAATGTTACAAAGTTGTTAGTTGGTTTAAAAAACGGTAAACTTTTAAAAGTAGACAACGCAAATGTATTTATACAATGGTCAGAAATTACAGGGCCAGATTTTGTAGGTACTGTTTCTGATATTGAATTTGGAGCAAGTGAAAATGATATTTTTGTAACCATGCATAATTATGGTGTCGAAAATGTTTGGTATTCTGCAGATGGTGGAGCTACTTGGTCTGCAAAAGAAGGAAACTTGCCAGACATTCCTGTAAAAGCAATTTTGCAAAATCCTTTAAAACTAGAAGAAGTAATTATTGGAACAGAATTAGGTGTTTGGAGAACAGCAAACTTTAATGATGCGAATCCAACTTGGGTACAATCTAATAACGGAATGAGTAACGTAAAAGTTATGGATTTAGATTTAAGAGATGACAATGCTGTGTATGCAGCTACTTATGGTAGAGGTGTTTTCTCTGGTAAATTTACAGATGCTGTTGCTTCTGTTGATGATGTATTAGCTGGTAAAAAAGATTTTACAATTTACCCAACAGTTTCTAACGGTAATTTTACATTACAAGCTAAAAATACATTAGGAAAAACGAAATTGAATATTTTTGATATTAACGGAAAACAAGTTTACAATCAAAATGTAGATTTCTCATCAAAAACAAAGCAAGAAATTTCAGTGAGTTTAAATTCTGGAATCTATATTGTTAATGTAATAGATGAAAATAATAAAAAATCTTCAAGTAAAATTGTAATTGAATAA
- a CDS encoding nucleoside deaminase: MIQPFDDTYFMKKAFQEAENAFSKGEIPVGAVIVFKDQIIARAHNLTETLNDVTAHAEMQAFTAAADFLGGKYLKDCILYVTLEPCQMCAGASYWAQIGKIVYGASEPERGFINLNTKLHPKTKVVGGILENECSQILKRFFIEKRNLN; the protein is encoded by the coding sequence ATGATTCAACCTTTTGATGATACTTATTTTATGAAAAAAGCCTTTCAAGAAGCAGAAAACGCTTTTAGTAAGGGAGAAATTCCTGTAGGAGCTGTTATTGTTTTTAAAGACCAAATTATTGCTAGAGCACATAATTTAACGGAAACTTTAAACGATGTAACAGCACATGCAGAAATGCAAGCATTTACTGCAGCTGCAGATTTTTTAGGTGGAAAATATTTAAAAGATTGTATTTTATACGTAACATTAGAACCTTGCCAAATGTGTGCTGGTGCAAGTTATTGGGCACAGATTGGTAAAATTGTTTACGGAGCTTCAGAACCAGAAAGAGGTTTTATCAACCTAAATACAAAACTCCACCCAAAAACGAAAGTTGTAGGTGGAATTTTAGAAAACGAATGTTCACAAATCTTAAAACGTTTTTTTATTGAAAAACGTAATTTGAATTAA
- a CDS encoding LexA family protein, whose amino-acid sequence METSKTLTFFTPKASIGNGAIFVDTGISAGFPSPADDFSETRISLDDELIRNKDATFFAKVKGQSMINAGLDDNDLLVIDRSLEPANNKIAVCFLDGEFTVKRLRVEKNEVWLQPENPDYPIIKITEDNDFVIWGIVTSVIKKV is encoded by the coding sequence ATGGAAACATCTAAAACACTTACTTTTTTTACACCAAAAGCCTCTATTGGTAATGGAGCTATTTTTGTGGATACTGGTATTTCTGCTGGTTTTCCATCACCTGCAGACGACTTTAGCGAAACACGAATTTCTTTAGACGACGAGTTAATAAGAAATAAAGATGCTACTTTCTTTGCAAAAGTAAAAGGGCAATCCATGATTAACGCAGGTTTAGATGATAATGATTTATTGGTTATTGATAGAAGTTTAGAGCCAGCAAATAACAAAATTGCAGTTTGCTTTTTAGATGGAGAATTTACAGTAAAAAGATTGCGCGTAGAAAAAAATGAGGTTTGGTTACAACCAGAAAATCCAGATTATCCTATTATAAAAATTACAGAAGATAATGATTTTGTTATTTGGGGAATAGTAACGAGTGTCATTAAAAAAGTATAG
- a CDS encoding Bax inhibitor-1/YccA family protein — MENTFDNKTLLIESTDQVRVDFYKKTYTHVAGGVLLFVLFEYLLLQSDVIVNFMLSMTQGWKWLVMLGGFMLATSYAESTVMKTSDKNIQYMAFALYVFAQAIIFVPLLYMAIFYTESAALVQQAAIVTLALFVGISAVVLVTKKDFSFLKAGLTVGFFIAIGLIIAGALFGFDLGLWFSVAMCLLAGGSILYQTSNLVNKFGTEDYIPAALGLFASLMLLFWYVLSIFMSRD, encoded by the coding sequence ATGGAAAACACTTTCGACAACAAAACTTTACTAATAGAATCTACAGACCAAGTTCGTGTAGATTTTTATAAAAAAACATACACGCACGTTGCTGGTGGTGTATTATTATTTGTTCTTTTTGAATATTTATTATTACAAAGTGATGTAATTGTAAACTTTATGTTGTCGATGACACAAGGTTGGAAATGGCTTGTAATGTTAGGTGGTTTTATGCTAGCAACAAGCTATGCAGAAAGTACTGTTATGAAAACTTCTGATAAAAACATACAATACATGGCTTTTGCATTATATGTTTTTGCACAAGCTATTATTTTTGTTCCACTTTTATACATGGCTATTTTTTATACAGAAAGCGCTGCATTAGTGCAACAAGCTGCCATTGTTACTTTGGCTCTATTTGTGGGTATTTCAGCAGTAGTTCTTGTTACTAAAAAAGACTTCTCTTTCTTAAAAGCAGGTTTAACAGTTGGCTTTTTTATTGCAATAGGTTTAATTATTGCAGGTGCGTTATTTGGTTTCGATTTAGGTCTATGGTTTTCTGTTGCTATGTGTTTATTAGCTGGAGGATCTATTTTATACCAAACTTCTAACTTGGTAAATAAATTTGGTACAGAAGACTATATTCCTGCAGCATTAGGTTTATTTGCTTCTTTAATGTTACTTTTTTGGTATGTTTTATCAATATTTATGTCTAGAGATTAA
- a CDS encoding Y-family DNA polymerase codes for MFALVDCNNFYASCERVFNPNLQNKPVAILSNNDGCVISMSDEAKKLELPFGAPIFKYEQFCKANNITVLSSNYPLYGDMSTRVMNILADFSPDIEVYSIDESFLKLDGFEKYDLSDYATKMRSKILKWTGIPTCVGIAPTKALSKVANKIARSNLKQSKGICVIDSEENRIKALKWTKIGKVWGIGSRLKKRLQEKGCETAYDFTQLPSDWVLKNFSIVEWRLQKDLQGISKIPLEDAITSKKMIATTRSFESTYSNIDDIKERISTFAASCAKKLREQKSNCHVITVFLRSNRFDKNQAYQKENRTVILSYPTDSTLTISNAAVEAVKTIFKKGIAYKKAGVIISGLVPNDNFQLNLFSHENPKHKPLMSTIDKLNSKFKTDKIKLGNQDLKRTWKMRQERLSPKFTTNIKDILIVKASQNH; via the coding sequence ATGTTTGCATTGGTCGATTGTAATAATTTTTATGCTTCTTGTGAACGGGTTTTCAATCCGAATTTACAAAATAAACCTGTTGCTATTTTAAGCAATAATGATGGTTGTGTAATTTCTATGAGCGATGAAGCCAAGAAATTAGAACTGCCTTTTGGCGCGCCAATTTTTAAATACGAACAGTTTTGCAAAGCAAATAATATTACTGTTTTGTCTTCTAATTATCCTTTGTATGGAGATATGAGCACAAGAGTTATGAATATTCTCGCAGACTTTTCTCCAGATATTGAAGTGTATTCTATTGATGAATCTTTTTTAAAATTAGATGGTTTCGAAAAATATGATTTATCTGATTATGCAACAAAAATGAGAAGTAAAATTCTAAAATGGACAGGCATACCAACTTGTGTAGGAATTGCACCAACAAAAGCGTTGAGCAAAGTTGCCAATAAAATTGCACGTTCTAATTTAAAACAATCGAAAGGAATTTGCGTAATAGATTCTGAAGAAAACAGAATTAAAGCTCTAAAATGGACAAAAATTGGCAAAGTTTGGGGAATTGGAAGTCGCTTAAAAAAACGTTTACAAGAAAAAGGTTGCGAAACTGCTTATGACTTTACACAATTACCAAGTGATTGGGTTTTAAAAAATTTTTCTATTGTAGAATGGCGATTACAGAAAGATTTACAAGGCATTTCTAAAATTCCGTTAGAAGACGCAATTACATCTAAAAAGATGATTGCAACCACACGTAGTTTCGAATCTACCTATTCTAATATAGACGATATAAAAGAACGTATTTCTACCTTTGCAGCAAGTTGTGCCAAAAAATTACGCGAGCAAAAATCGAATTGTCATGTAATAACCGTTTTCTTGCGTAGCAATCGTTTCGATAAAAACCAAGCTTATCAAAAAGAAAATAGAACCGTTATTTTATCTTACCCAACAGATTCTACTTTAACAATTTCTAACGCAGCAGTAGAAGCCGTTAAAACCATTTTTAAAAAAGGTATTGCTTATAAAAAAGCAGGTGTTATTATTTCTGGTTTAGTCCCAAATGACAATTTTCAACTAAATTTATTTTCACACGAAAATCCAAAACACAAGCCTTTAATGTCTACTATTGACAAATTAAATAGTAAATTTAAAACTGATAAAATTAAATTAGGTAATCAAGATTTAAAACGAACTTGGAAAATGCGTCAGGAGCGCTTATCACCAAAATTTACAACAAATATTAAAGATATTTTGATTGTAAAAGCTTCTCAAAATCATTAA
- the dxs gene encoding 1-deoxy-D-xylulose-5-phosphate synthase gives MKNLLENISNPKDLRKLNQNELPQLAKELREFIIDIVATKEGHLGASLGVVELTIALHYLFDTPNDLLIWDVGHQAYGHKILTGRKDVFHTNRQFDGIAGFPARKESEYDAFGVGHSSTSISAALGMAIASNLKGETEKQHIAVIGDASIASGMAFEALNHAGVSKANLLIILNDNAIGIDPSVGALKEYLTKVKTDRRLAAQNNIIKALNFDYSGPIDGHNLPKVLAELERLKSVKGPKFLHVITTKGKGLQQAEEDQVTYHAPGKFDKISGERIKKEASLFTKYQDVFGKTIVELAEQNDKIVGITPAMLTGSSLKFMLEKFPKRTFDVGIAEQHAVTLAAGMATQGLIPFCNIYSTFLQRAYDQVIHDVALQNLPVIFCLDRAGLVGEDGATHHGVFDLAYLRCIPNLIVFAPRNEIELRNILYTSQLDLKNPIAIRYPRGTGTIIDWQKPFERIEIGTGIQLKEGNKTAILSIGTIAKNVFDALDLVDNKTAFSHYDMRFIKPLDEKLLHLIFQKHQTIITIEDGTIKGGFGSAILEFASEYNYQNRIETLGIPDNFIEHGTVSMLQHKIGLDAKSLANQFYLFS, from the coding sequence ATGAAGAATTTGTTAGAAAACATATCAAATCCAAAAGATTTAAGAAAATTAAATCAGAATGAATTACCGCAGTTAGCAAAAGAATTGCGTGAATTTATTATTGATATTGTTGCCACAAAAGAAGGTCATTTAGGTGCAAGTTTAGGCGTTGTAGAATTAACTATTGCACTACATTATTTGTTTGATACTCCAAACGATTTATTAATTTGGGATGTTGGACACCAAGCTTATGGCCATAAAATTCTAACTGGAAGAAAAGATGTATTTCATACCAATAGACAATTTGATGGAATTGCTGGTTTTCCTGCAAGAAAAGAAAGCGAATATGATGCTTTTGGAGTTGGACATTCTTCCACTTCTATTTCCGCAGCTTTAGGTATGGCAATTGCTTCTAATTTAAAAGGAGAAACAGAAAAACAACATATTGCTGTTATTGGAGATGCTTCTATTGCAAGCGGAATGGCTTTTGAAGCTTTAAATCATGCAGGCGTTTCTAAAGCTAATTTGCTCATTATTTTAAATGACAATGCAATTGGTATAGATCCTTCTGTTGGCGCCTTAAAAGAGTATTTAACGAAGGTTAAAACTGATAGAAGACTTGCTGCACAAAACAATATTATAAAAGCATTAAATTTTGATTATTCTGGTCCAATTGATGGACATAATTTACCAAAAGTTTTAGCTGAATTAGAACGTTTAAAATCTGTAAAAGGACCAAAATTCTTACACGTAATTACCACCAAAGGAAAAGGTTTACAGCAAGCTGAAGAAGACCAAGTAACCTATCACGCACCTGGAAAATTTGATAAAATTTCTGGAGAGAGAATAAAAAAAGAAGCAAGTTTATTTACGAAGTATCAAGATGTTTTTGGAAAAACAATTGTAGAATTAGCAGAACAAAATGATAAAATAGTTGGTATTACACCAGCAATGTTAACAGGAAGTTCTCTAAAGTTTATGCTAGAAAAATTCCCTAAAAGAACTTTTGATGTTGGTATTGCAGAACAACATGCTGTAACTTTAGCTGCAGGCATGGCAACACAAGGTTTAATTCCGTTTTGTAATATTTATTCTACATTTTTACAAAGAGCTTACGATCAAGTAATACATGATGTTGCTTTGCAGAATTTACCAGTTATTTTCTGTTTAGACAGAGCTGGTTTGGTTGGCGAAGATGGCGCAACACATCATGGAGTTTTTGATTTAGCGTATTTACGCTGCATCCCTAATTTAATTGTTTTTGCACCAAGAAATGAAATTGAGTTACGTAACATTTTATACACTTCTCAATTAGATTTAAAAAACCCTATTGCAATTCGTTATCCTAGAGGAACAGGAACTATTATCGATTGGCAAAAACCATTTGAGAGAATAGAAATAGGAACAGGAATTCAACTTAAAGAGGGAAATAAAACTGCCATTTTATCTATAGGAACCATTGCAAAAAATGTTTTTGATGCTTTAGATTTAGTTGACAATAAAACAGCTTTTTCTCATTACGACATGCGTTTTATAAAACCTTTAGATGAAAAATTACTACATCTTATTTTTCAAAAACATCAAACAATAATTACTATTGAAGATGGAACCATAAAAGGTGGTTTCGGTAGTGCTATTTTAGAGTTTGCCTCTGAATACAATTATCAAAATAGAATTGAAACACTAGGTATTCCAGATAATTTTATTGAACATGGAACTGTTTCTATGCTACAACATAAGATTGGTTTAGACGCTAAAAGTTTAGCAAATCAATTTTATTTATTTTCATAA